The following proteins are encoded in a genomic region of Spirosoma sp. SC4-14:
- a CDS encoding OPT/YSL family transporter, translating to MIPNPTPAHKPFIPATESPAEFTLKAIITGAVFGVLFGAATVYLSLKAGLSVSASIPIAVLAISLGRRFLNTTILENNIIQTTGSAGESIASGVVFTMPGFLFLTGGSGADFFNYWTILTLAILGGLIGTLMMIPLRRSLIVQEHGTLPYPEGTACASVLIAGEKGGDFAKTAYQGLGVALLYALLQKVLHVIAEVPVWATKQANRYFPSAQVAGEITPEYLGVGYIIGFRISAVLVGGGILAWLGLIPLLASVVPGDTIALQLQKLGYLDNLQTAGGPGGWNPATHTFTDTAAAIYRAYIRQIGAGAVTAGGFMTLIKTIPTIVSSFRQSFGPQSPKGGSAAASSLPPLEARGLRTEQDLSVRIVIVGSLVLTALMLILPQIPGDSLLTKLLIAVLVIVFGFFFVTVASRIVGLIGSSSSPVSGMTIATIMGTALVFIAFGLTGKLYEPAVLVVGSMICVAAANAGATSQDLKTGYLVGATPKYQQMALFIGVIVSSLVVGATVKILDTPTPDLLAQGITHAIGSDKFPAPQGTLMATLIKGLLSFNLDWQFVLVGAFTAFVFELCGVSALAFAVGLYLPLSTTLPIFIGGLVKSIVDWNAKRKGVIEEDADLGKGNLFATGLVAGGALAGVAVALLSVNESIYNGLASLTLEPALTAALGEKGYMLLGALAFFGLAGILWRVAEQKR from the coding sequence ATGATTCCAAATCCTACGCCTGCACATAAGCCCTTTATTCCAGCCACCGAATCTCCGGCTGAGTTTACCTTAAAAGCGATTATTACAGGCGCCGTTTTTGGAGTCTTGTTTGGAGCAGCAACCGTCTATCTTTCGCTAAAAGCTGGCTTGTCGGTATCTGCATCCATTCCAATCGCCGTACTGGCCATTTCGCTCGGGCGCCGGTTTCTGAATACGACCATTCTCGAAAATAATATTATTCAAACTACTGGTTCGGCAGGCGAAAGCATTGCCTCGGGTGTGGTCTTTACAATGCCGGGTTTCCTGTTTCTGACCGGAGGTAGTGGGGCCGACTTCTTTAACTACTGGACCATACTCACACTGGCCATTCTGGGTGGCCTGATCGGAACGTTAATGATGATTCCGTTGCGCCGGTCGTTGATCGTACAGGAGCATGGCACATTGCCTTATCCTGAAGGAACAGCCTGCGCATCGGTACTGATTGCCGGCGAAAAAGGCGGTGACTTTGCCAAAACAGCCTATCAGGGTCTAGGTGTCGCCCTACTTTATGCCCTACTTCAAAAAGTACTACACGTTATTGCCGAAGTACCCGTCTGGGCCACCAAACAGGCAAATCGTTATTTTCCATCGGCTCAGGTAGCGGGCGAAATTACGCCTGAATATCTGGGCGTTGGTTATATTATCGGTTTTCGTATTTCAGCGGTTCTGGTTGGCGGTGGTATTCTGGCCTGGCTGGGACTGATTCCATTACTTGCCTCGGTAGTTCCGGGAGACACCATTGCTCTACAGCTTCAGAAACTTGGCTATCTCGATAATCTACAAACGGCAGGTGGCCCTGGAGGCTGGAATCCGGCAACGCATACCTTCACCGACACGGCAGCCGCCATTTATCGGGCTTATATCCGGCAGATCGGTGCCGGAGCTGTTACAGCCGGTGGTTTTATGACCCTGATCAAAACCATTCCTACAATTGTCTCTTCTTTTCGGCAGAGCTTTGGCCCCCAAAGCCCCAAAGGGGGAAGCGCTGCCGCTTCATCGCTTCCCCCTTTGGAGGCTAGAGGGCTTCGCACCGAGCAGGATTTGAGCGTACGGATTGTTATTGTTGGTAGTCTTGTTTTGACGGCCTTGATGCTCATTTTACCGCAAATTCCGGGCGATTCGCTCCTAACCAAATTACTGATTGCAGTGCTGGTTATCGTTTTTGGCTTCTTTTTCGTGACCGTAGCCAGCCGAATCGTGGGGCTGATTGGATCAAGCTCGTCGCCCGTGTCTGGTATGACCATTGCAACCATTATGGGAACAGCGCTTGTTTTCATTGCTTTTGGCCTGACGGGTAAGCTCTACGAACCGGCGGTGCTGGTAGTGGGCAGCATGATCTGTGTGGCGGCTGCTAATGCCGGGGCTACTTCGCAGGATTTAAAAACAGGGTATCTGGTTGGCGCAACGCCTAAATATCAGCAGATGGCGCTATTTATCGGGGTTATTGTATCGTCGCTCGTAGTTGGTGCCACTGTAAAAATTCTGGACACGCCAACGCCCGATTTGCTGGCTCAGGGTATTACGCACGCCATTGGCTCCGATAAGTTTCCGGCTCCGCAGGGTACACTGATGGCAACCCTCATTAAAGGATTGTTATCATTTAATCTCGACTGGCAGTTTGTGCTAGTGGGCGCATTCACGGCTTTTGTCTTCGAATTATGCGGTGTTAGTGCGTTGGCTTTTGCCGTTGGCCTCTACCTTCCTCTATCGACAACCCTACCCATTTTTATCGGTGGGCTCGTAAAGTCTATTGTCGATTGGAACGCAAAACGAAAAGGGGTGATAGAAGAAGATGCCGATTTAGGAAAAGGAAATCTGTTTGCAACAGGATTAGTGGCAGGTGGTGCGCTGGCAGGTGTCGCGGTAGCGCTCTTGTCGGTCAATGAGTCGATTTATAACGGCCTGGCTTCATTAACCCTCGAACCAGCGTTGACTGCGGCACTGGGCGAAAAAGGTTATATGCTATTGGGGGCATTAGCTTTTTTTGGACTAGCCGGAATCTTATGGCGAGTAGCCGAACAAAAGCGATAA
- a CDS encoding P1 family peptidase, producing MAQTARRPRDYGIRFGVLPTGQFNAITDVPGVRVGQVTLKQGITIRTGVTAILPHSGNQFQQKNPAAIYIGNGFGKLTGYSQVDELGTIETPIILTNTLSVPTAADALIDYTLMQKGNEQVRSVNAVVGETNDGFLNDIRGRHVTKQHVLDALQAAKTGPVEEGNVGAGTGTVCFGYKGGIGTASRKLPASLGGYTVGALVQTNFGGVLQIAGVPVGVELGRYSFREKLDGSCMMVVLTDAPLDARNLKRLAKRAFMGLAKTGGIASNGSGDYVIAVSTAYQIPHETTSLFDTVKLLRNDNVSPLFMAVIEATEEAIINSLFAAQTTTGDQGHQADQLPLEKVIEILRKAGQAR from the coding sequence ATGGCTCAAACCGCCAGACGCCCCCGCGATTACGGCATTCGGTTCGGTGTATTACCAACCGGTCAGTTTAATGCCATCACCGATGTGCCTGGCGTTCGGGTGGGGCAGGTGACGCTTAAGCAGGGAATAACAATTCGTACTGGCGTCACGGCTATTTTACCACACAGTGGAAATCAATTCCAGCAGAAAAATCCGGCAGCTATCTATATCGGCAATGGCTTTGGTAAACTAACTGGCTACAGTCAGGTAGATGAATTGGGTACCATCGAAACGCCCATTATACTAACCAATACGCTGAGTGTGCCAACTGCCGCCGACGCTCTGATCGACTATACGCTCATGCAGAAGGGAAATGAGCAAGTACGATCCGTAAACGCTGTAGTTGGCGAAACAAACGACGGTTTTCTCAATGATATTCGCGGGCGGCATGTGACTAAACAACATGTGCTGGATGCGCTTCAAGCGGCAAAAACAGGCCCCGTTGAGGAGGGCAATGTGGGCGCTGGTACCGGAACCGTTTGTTTTGGATATAAAGGGGGCATTGGAACGGCATCGCGCAAATTACCTGCCTCGCTGGGAGGCTATACAGTTGGCGCATTGGTACAAACAAATTTTGGGGGTGTTCTTCAAATTGCCGGTGTGCCGGTAGGCGTTGAGTTAGGTCGTTATTCGTTCAGGGAAAAGCTCGATGGGTCGTGCATGATGGTTGTTTTGACCGATGCTCCGCTGGATGCCCGAAACCTGAAACGACTGGCTAAGCGGGCTTTTATGGGGCTCGCCAAAACGGGTGGTATTGCGTCGAATGGTAGCGGTGATTACGTTATTGCCGTATCGACCGCTTACCAGATTCCGCACGAAACGACCAGCTTGTTCGATACCGTAAAGTTACTGCGTAACGATAACGTGTCGCCGTTGTTCATGGCCGTTATTGAAGCTACTGAAGAAGCCATTATTAACTCGCTGTTTGCCGCCCAGACAACCACGGGCGATCAGGGGCATCAGGCTGACCAGTTGCCGCTGGAAAAAGTAATAGAGATACTTCGTAAAGCAGGGCAGGCACGGTAA
- a CDS encoding helix-turn-helix domain-containing protein — translation MAHAKANSILSTPRNQAEEIQALQDTIYVIGGKWKLPIINSLCNGNTRFRDIQRSIPGITTRMLSKELKEMELNKLVNRTVYNDSPVQVIYTVTPYCKTFGDIILEMIKWGKAHRELVTGRKQL, via the coding sequence ATGGCACACGCAAAAGCAAACAGCATATTATCAACGCCAAGAAATCAGGCAGAAGAAATCCAGGCACTTCAGGATACCATTTATGTAATTGGCGGTAAATGGAAACTGCCAATTATCAACTCGTTATGTAATGGCAACACGCGCTTTCGGGACATCCAGCGGAGTATACCAGGCATCACAACCCGAATGTTATCGAAAGAGCTAAAGGAAATGGAATTGAATAAGCTCGTAAACCGTACGGTCTACAACGATTCGCCCGTGCAGGTTATCTATACGGTAACACCCTACTGTAAAACCTTCGGCGATATTATTCTGGAAATGATCAAGTGGGGCAAGGCCCATCGGGAACTGGTTACTGGCCGAAAACAACTATAA
- a CDS encoding polysaccharide deacetylase family protein encodes MKKYGLRLFGILLVVVVLWHVSRSRTFQLFGTLYARVNTAQKVVALTFDDGPTSQTDSILAILRDLDSKATFFVTGKELAMHSLEGQKIVLAGHQLGNHTYSHSRMVLKTWDYTRREIEKTDSLIRLAGYRGEILFRPPNGKKLFVLPYYLQQTNRKTIMWDVEPESYANIANDSKKITQNVLENTKPGSIILLHVMYDRPESVKAIRQIVNGLKQQGYTFKTVSELLRYH; translated from the coding sequence ATGAAAAAATACGGGCTTCGTCTGTTCGGCATACTACTGGTTGTTGTCGTTTTATGGCACGTGTCGAGGTCCAGAACATTTCAGTTGTTCGGTACGCTCTATGCGCGTGTTAATACCGCTCAAAAAGTTGTAGCCTTAACCTTTGATGATGGCCCAACCAGCCAGACCGATAGTATTTTGGCGATTCTTCGCGATTTAGATAGTAAGGCCACATTTTTTGTGACGGGCAAAGAGCTGGCTATGCACAGCCTGGAAGGCCAGAAAATTGTTTTGGCTGGGCACCAGTTGGGCAATCATACCTACTCACATAGCCGTATGGTATTGAAAACATGGGATTATACCAGACGCGAAATTGAGAAAACAGATTCATTGATTCGGTTAGCGGGTTATCGGGGCGAAATTCTATTCAGACCGCCTAATGGTAAAAAGCTTTTTGTGTTGCCGTATTATTTGCAGCAAACAAACCGAAAAACTATTATGTGGGATGTAGAGCCAGAGTCGTACGCCAACATCGCCAACGATTCGAAAAAGATTACGCAGAATGTGCTGGAGAATACGAAGCCCGGTTCAATCATTCTCCTCCACGTTATGTACGATAGACCCGAATCAGTAAAAGCTATCAGACAGATTGTAAATGGCTTAAAACAGCAAGGCTATACATTTAAAACCGTTTCGGAACTACTGCGCTATCATTAA
- a CDS encoding VOC family protein: protein MQKITTFLTFKNQAEEAAKLYTSIFENSQIDRISYYGEGTPAPAGSVMSVSFRLNGQEFIALNGGSYFSFSEGISLFVDCKTQQEVDDYWEKLSEGGEKGPCGWLKDKFGVSWQIVPAGLNKLLQDKDPEKAKRAMNAMMKMSKLDIDALERAAEGRETVES from the coding sequence ATGCAGAAAATCACCACGTTCCTGACGTTTAAGAATCAGGCTGAAGAAGCAGCCAAACTGTATACGTCGATTTTTGAGAACTCACAAATTGACCGGATCTCTTATTATGGCGAAGGTACTCCCGCGCCAGCCGGTAGTGTAATGTCGGTCTCATTCCGGCTTAATGGCCAGGAGTTTATAGCCTTAAATGGTGGTTCTTATTTTTCTTTTTCGGAGGGAATTTCGCTCTTTGTCGATTGCAAAACCCAGCAGGAGGTCGACGACTATTGGGAAAAGCTCTCCGAAGGTGGCGAAAAAGGTCCTTGTGGCTGGCTAAAAGACAAATTTGGTGTTTCGTGGCAGATCGTTCCAGCAGGACTCAACAAATTGTTGCAGGACAAAGACCCTGAAAAGGCGAAACGCGCCATGAATGCTATGATGAAAATGTCGAAGTTAGATATTGATGCGCTTGAAAGAGCGGCTGAAGGCCGGGAAACTGTAGAGTCGTAA
- a CDS encoding SDR family oxidoreductase produces the protein MTKSVFITGTSTGLGKLTAIYFAQQGWNVAATMRSPEKETELTQYSNIKIFPVDVTNVDQVKAATEAAISAFGQLDVVVNNAGIGAYGPLEFADETTIDWQFAVNVRGPINVIRAFLPHFRAHKGGMFINISSFMGVTTAAPTGSLYNMSKFALEGLIEGLYYELKPLNIDLRLIEQGGSAGNNFLANVIWNENPEIHDYDGIIRKTKDLMENAGPDILDDPQQIVEAIYAVATHQSTQFRTLVGTMGKSLMALRNSVPIEEYLEHIAANFA, from the coding sequence ATGACGAAGTCAGTTTTTATTACAGGAACCAGCACTGGGTTAGGTAAGTTAACCGCGATTTATTTTGCCCAACAAGGCTGGAATGTTGCCGCTACCATGCGTAGTCCGGAGAAAGAAACAGAGCTGACGCAATACAGCAACATTAAAATTTTTCCAGTAGATGTTACAAATGTCGATCAGGTAAAAGCAGCCACCGAAGCAGCCATTTCCGCTTTTGGGCAACTCGATGTCGTGGTCAATAATGCCGGTATAGGCGCTTATGGGCCACTAGAGTTTGCCGATGAAACTACGATTGACTGGCAGTTTGCTGTGAACGTACGCGGTCCAATCAACGTAATACGGGCGTTTTTGCCGCATTTTAGGGCCCATAAAGGCGGAATGTTTATCAACATAAGCTCCTTTATGGGAGTTACAACAGCCGCGCCAACCGGTTCATTATACAATATGTCGAAGTTTGCGCTCGAAGGACTTATCGAAGGGCTCTATTATGAACTAAAGCCACTCAATATAGACCTGAGGTTAATAGAGCAGGGCGGTTCGGCAGGGAATAATTTTCTGGCAAACGTGATCTGGAATGAGAATCCGGAAATCCACGATTACGATGGGATCATTCGTAAAACAAAAGATCTGATGGAAAATGCAGGGCCCGACATACTTGACGATCCGCAGCAGATTGTTGAGGCTATCTATGCCGTAGCTACTCATCAGAGTACTCAATTCAGAACACTGGTGGGTACTATGGGT